Proteins from a genomic interval of Sphingobacterium sp. SYP-B4668:
- a CDS encoding iron ABC transporter ATP-binding protein, which yields MDNTEKNKLRFEAIVKRYGNKDVLKRLSGGIPNRQITSLIGPNGAGKSTLLSIMSRLIKQDGGAVSFYDKDLGTYKGADLAKKLSILKQSNHLDLKLTVRDLVSFGRFPYGQGRLGQLDWQRVEEALAFSDLLELQHAYIDELSGGQRQRAFIAMIIAQDTDFILLDEPLNNLDMKHAVHVMKTLRRLVDELGKTIVIVIHEINFAAQYSDHIIALKDGQICYDDAVDKVIDAAVLQEIFDIEFDIVERNNRKICNYFNL from the coding sequence ATGGATAACACGGAAAAGAATAAGCTGAGATTTGAGGCTATTGTGAAGCGATATGGTAATAAAGACGTGTTAAAGCGTCTTTCTGGAGGTATACCGAATAGACAGATAACTTCGCTTATCGGGCCCAATGGAGCTGGGAAAAGTACCTTGCTGTCTATTATGAGTAGGTTGATAAAGCAAGATGGAGGGGCGGTCAGTTTCTATGATAAAGACCTTGGGACGTATAAAGGAGCTGATTTGGCTAAAAAACTATCTATTTTGAAGCAGTCCAACCACCTCGATCTCAAACTCACAGTCAGAGACTTGGTGTCTTTTGGTCGATTTCCCTACGGTCAAGGGCGGTTAGGCCAGTTGGATTGGCAACGAGTAGAGGAGGCTCTAGCATTTTCCGATTTGTTGGAACTACAGCATGCGTATATAGACGAGCTTAGTGGAGGACAGCGACAGCGGGCTTTTATTGCCATGATTATTGCACAGGATACAGACTTCATACTGTTGGACGAACCGCTCAATAATCTAGACATGAAGCATGCTGTGCACGTCATGAAAACCTTGAGGCGGTTGGTTGATGAGTTGGGTAAGACTATTGTTATTGTCATCCATGAAATCAATTTTGCCGCTCAATATTCCGACCATATTATTGCCCTAAAAGATGGTCAGATATGCTATGATGATGCGGTTGATAAGGTGATAGATGCAGCCGTTCTTCAAGAAATCTTTGATATCGAATTCGATATCGTTGAAAGAAATAATAGAAAAATCTGTAATTATTTTAATCTGTAA
- a CDS encoding iron chelate uptake ABC transporter family permease subunit, giving the protein MRSGIKFLIIVVSLFIMVAIFMFYDIDFSNNYSIEKRTIRLGSMLVVGVSVAFSSIIFQTITSNRILTPSIMGYEAIFILFQTVIVFFYGDSAFKVITQQENFFYAILMMLGFSLVMYLLLFGRNKKSMYYLLLTGMVLGTLFLTLSQFLHIMIDPNEFSIVQNFMFVSFAKMNTKLLSIASITMLIAIVYTSLNLKYLDVMALGKDHAVNLGVDYDKLVRRFLLIISLLVSVSTALVGPITFLGILVTNLTYELFRTRQHRYMLIICSVIACLSLVLGQFLVEHVLRFSTSVSIIINFVGGVYFIYLLWITRKRIS; this is encoded by the coding sequence GTGAGATCGGGAATTAAGTTTTTGATAATTGTAGTGTCGCTATTTATTATGGTGGCCATATTTATGTTTTATGATATAGACTTCTCCAACAACTATTCTATCGAAAAGCGCACGATTCGATTGGGAAGTATGTTGGTAGTCGGTGTAAGCGTGGCCTTTTCCTCTATTATCTTTCAAACAATTACCAGCAACAGGATATTGACACCTTCTATCATGGGCTATGAAGCCATTTTTATCCTTTTTCAGACAGTGATCGTTTTTTTTTACGGTGACAGTGCTTTTAAAGTTATAACTCAGCAAGAGAATTTTTTTTACGCCATATTAATGATGTTAGGATTTTCTTTAGTCATGTATTTACTATTGTTTGGGAGGAACAAGAAGAGTATGTACTACCTTTTACTCACGGGTATGGTGTTGGGAACCTTGTTCCTCACTTTGAGTCAGTTCCTGCACATTATGATTGATCCAAATGAGTTTTCGATTGTCCAAAATTTTATGTTCGTGTCCTTTGCCAAGATGAATACTAAACTGCTGAGTATCGCTAGTATTACCATGCTCATAGCGATAGTCTATACCAGTTTAAATTTGAAATATCTGGATGTAATGGCCTTGGGCAAAGATCATGCCGTCAATCTCGGGGTGGATTATGATAAATTGGTCCGTCGATTTTTGTTGATTATCTCCCTTTTGGTGTCTGTATCCACCGCATTGGTTGGTCCAATTACCTTTTTGGGAATCTTGGTAACAAATTTAACTTATGAATTGTTTAGAACTCGACAGCATAGATATATGTTGATTATATGTAGTGTTATAGCCTGCCTCAGTTTGGTATTGGGGCAATTTTTGGTTGAACATGTGCTCCGTTTTTCCACTTCAGTCAGTATAATTATAAATTTTGTCGGAGGGGTATATTTTATTTATTTATTATGGATAACACGGAAAAGAATAAGCTGA
- a CDS encoding siderophore-interacting protein has protein sequence MEKPIISKHIFKVTNKEYITPHYIRIKLRADEPTDFEKCNLGANNKIFIPPHDQKKVQFATFNQERGEWVMPDENLKPIVRTYTHRALDPATNEITIDFVNHGDNGPASSWARNAKQSDQLGVAMKIKNSNLCPHVDWYFLIGDATAIPVICCILESLPADAKGHCILEIPSEADIHPEVRHPGFQIQWLINPHPESGSNLYNQAIEVDLSAKESKFAYIACEYSSVKALRSYFKEKLGWSNSDYYAFSYWKAGVAEDKSAQERRDEKV, from the coding sequence ATGGAAAAACCAATCATATCAAAGCACATATTTAAAGTAACCAATAAAGAATATATTACGCCCCACTATATCCGAATCAAGTTGAGGGCTGACGAACCTACAGATTTCGAAAAATGTAATTTAGGGGCAAATAATAAGATTTTTATTCCTCCACATGATCAGAAAAAGGTCCAATTTGCTACTTTCAATCAAGAACGGGGAGAATGGGTAATGCCAGATGAAAATTTGAAACCTATTGTCAGAACATACACACATAGGGCCTTAGACCCTGCCACTAACGAAATAACAATAGATTTCGTCAACCATGGAGACAACGGTCCAGCCTCTAGTTGGGCGCGTAATGCTAAACAGTCTGATCAGCTGGGTGTTGCAATGAAAATAAAGAACAGTAATCTTTGTCCGCACGTAGACTGGTATTTCTTGATTGGAGATGCCACTGCTATTCCGGTAATCTGCTGTATTCTCGAAAGCCTTCCTGCTGATGCTAAAGGGCACTGTATCCTTGAAATTCCGAGCGAAGCAGATATACACCCTGAGGTCCGGCATCCGGGGTTCCAAATCCAATGGCTTATTAATCCTCATCCCGAAAGCGGTAGCAATCTTTATAATCAAGCAATAGAGGTAGATTTGTCGGCTAAAGAGTCTAAGTTTGCCTATATCGCTTGTGAGTATAGTTCTGTAAAGGCATTACGGTCCTATTTTAAAGAAAAATTGGGCTGGAGCAATTCCGACTACTATGCGTTTTCTTATTGGAAGGCTGGTGTCGCCGAGGATAAATCAGCTCAGGAGCGTAGAGACGAAAAAGTATAA
- a CDS encoding ABC transporter permease has translation MIISLLCWVSLFTGVKDIYFAELFTDRDQLLFLVVSRLPRTLALVLIGAGLSIAGFVLQQLSQNRFVSPTTSGALEAAKMGILTALIFFPQSTLLIRMLFALLFTFLTSFLFIFFVSKIKLRSTVFIPLVGLMLGSILSAISTFFAYKQGIVQNTQEWLLGDFSGVIQGQYEAIYVILPAVILIYFYAEKITIAGMGESFAKSLGLSYSSIVYIGLFTVSVVVSSSVVTVGAIPFVGLIIPNLISMVFGDNLRKILPIIAYAGAVFLLICDLIGRVLVYPYEIPIGMTVGIIGSIVFLILILKKQ, from the coding sequence TTGATTATTTCGTTATTGTGTTGGGTATCACTCTTCACCGGAGTAAAAGATATCTACTTTGCAGAACTTTTTACCGATCGTGATCAACTCTTGTTTTTGGTTGTTAGTCGACTTCCACGTACATTGGCTCTGGTTCTTATTGGTGCAGGTCTTAGTATCGCAGGATTTGTTCTTCAGCAACTTTCTCAAAATAGGTTTGTCTCTCCAACCACCTCTGGGGCTTTAGAGGCTGCGAAGATGGGAATCCTCACGGCATTGATATTTTTCCCGCAGTCTACTTTGTTAATTAGGATGCTATTTGCGCTGTTGTTCACTTTTCTTACATCCTTCCTGTTTATTTTCTTTGTTAGCAAGATAAAATTAAGAAGTACGGTTTTTATTCCGTTGGTCGGTCTGATGTTGGGCAGTATCCTGAGCGCTATCTCAACTTTTTTTGCCTACAAACAGGGTATCGTACAGAATACGCAAGAATGGTTGTTAGGGGATTTCTCTGGAGTAATACAGGGACAATACGAGGCTATCTATGTTATTCTGCCAGCGGTGATATTGATTTATTTTTACGCCGAGAAAATTACTATTGCAGGTATGGGTGAGAGTTTTGCCAAGAGCCTAGGACTGTCTTATTCTTCCATTGTGTATATAGGTTTATTCACAGTGTCTGTTGTTGTCAGTTCGTCGGTCGTCACCGTTGGTGCAATACCTTTTGTTGGACTGATTATTCCTAATCTCATCAGTATGGTGTTCGGAGATAATTTACGCAAGATCCTACCCATTATTGCCTATGCCGGAGCGGTGTTTCTCCTGATATGTGATTTGATTGGTAGAGTATTGGTATATCCTTACGAAATCCCGATTGGTATGACCGTTGGGATTATCGGAAGTATCGTGTTTTTAATTTTGATTTTAAAGAAGCAATAG
- a CDS encoding alpha/beta hydrolase gives MPKMLYQVKVNILNNSDSFIGEPLYLAGTFNNWASDHLRVGVIPTEGEQVSIVLPGVEVGELELKVTRGSWDTLSSSKDGVLGLPHVAQIEGDAEITLNIDGWRDLFPKSTVSKQVRILDDYFYFPGLNVYKRVWIYLPKNYLTTTVHYPVIYMHDGQHLFDEATSVGRAGPIEWMVDKTIDKAPYASIVVAIDHAQDYHVRQQEFMVHSGQDTSNPQGWLYLDDIVNSLKPYVDRNYRTLKHSVNTAIVGSSLGGLISIYGGLKYPTIFGTVGAFSPSIWMDEDNLYRYSDELLKECEACRNQQKFYFYIGEKERRFGKMDAHSNMKLDLDRYYSWMQHHFEGDLAINIHPEGKHNAIYWQHAFKKFYAYWQAKSNSSRIKQ, from the coding sequence ATGCCCAAGATGTTGTACCAGGTTAAAGTGAATATTCTTAATAACAGCGATAGCTTTATTGGAGAACCTTTGTACTTGGCTGGTACATTCAATAACTGGGCCTCCGATCACCTAAGAGTTGGGGTTATACCAACAGAAGGGGAGCAGGTGTCGATTGTTCTTCCTGGGGTAGAGGTCGGTGAGTTAGAACTTAAGGTCACTCGTGGCAGTTGGGATACCTTATCTTCTTCTAAAGACGGGGTGTTGGGTTTGCCACATGTTGCACAAATTGAAGGTGATGCCGAGATTACGCTGAATATTGATGGCTGGCGCGATCTTTTCCCCAAATCTACAGTAAGTAAGCAAGTTCGCATTCTTGATGATTATTTCTATTTCCCAGGATTGAATGTTTACAAAAGAGTATGGATATACCTCCCCAAAAATTATTTAACTACCACTGTGCATTATCCAGTTATCTATATGCATGATGGTCAGCATCTTTTTGACGAAGCGACATCGGTTGGGAGGGCTGGGCCAATAGAATGGATGGTCGACAAAACCATCGATAAAGCGCCATATGCATCTATCGTCGTGGCTATAGATCATGCACAAGACTATCATGTTCGGCAACAGGAGTTTATGGTCCACTCGGGACAAGATACTTCGAATCCCCAAGGGTGGTTATATCTGGATGATATTGTCAACAGTCTTAAGCCCTACGTGGATAGAAACTATAGAACATTGAAACATTCGGTCAATACTGCTATTGTTGGGAGTTCCCTTGGCGGACTTATTTCCATTTATGGGGGATTGAAATATCCAACAATCTTTGGTACCGTCGGCGCCTTCTCCCCATCTATATGGATGGATGAGGATAATTTGTATCGCTATTCAGATGAATTGCTAAAGGAATGTGAGGCGTGTCGAAATCAACAAAAGTTCTATTTCTATATAGGTGAAAAGGAGAGAAGATTTGGAAAAATGGACGCCCACAGTAATATGAAGTTAGATCTAGATCGATACTATTCTTGGATGCAACACCATTTTGAAGGAGACCTCGCTATCAATATACATCCTGAAGGGAAGCATAACGCTATCTATTGGCAGCATGCATTTAAAAAATTTTACGCCTATTGGCAAGCAAAATCAAATTCTTCACGCATAAAACAATAA
- a CDS encoding TonB-dependent receptor, which translates to MDIKKGLILSYILLISSYSAWAQQGGSVTVQVLDQTTRIPITSATVTIADIAGSTNQAGSVTLTPILAGQHQIHIQALGYELFGDVITKYSEENLELIISMKESSKLIETVTVEGRTENQRVKQAPIRSIFIDTRAVSAQATSLTDLMNRSTGIRIRQNGGMGNRPEISINGFQGKAIKYFKDGIPIDYMGDGYNLSSLPVEMLDHIEVYKGVLPVSLGADALGGAINLVSNSKVTNRLKGYYEMGSFGTYRIGLLASMVTKDQKWGYGAELYHNYAKNDYKALVYEKNPETSNLDPYRLPMFHNAYKHYLAEVYASVKNRRWTDELRLSVVGFDLLKEQQHPALMTDAYGALHSKQNTILPSLRYKWSALDNKLRIDQYTSFNILQSQRIDTLHGKYDWFGNFTPRSTPGESRLPSESKVDEKQWLIRTNLSYLLSPTSKIELNHVFTAVNRSGKDPLGPRLQNTDIDLLSLTSHYRKDVLGLSLENSFLDERLQNQLIGKYYKYRASGYQNTWLSVDITEKDQRNISGSYWGITEAIKYKLSSNSLIRASAEYTYRLPEREELFGNNVFVVPNFELNPEKSINLNVGLQSAISQNLSAEINTFYRNTKGVILLIPIQAPNTQYQNQEDTKGYGVDLDLAYRISKNYKLTGNATWQNLRLNGITDAQHTWKNDARLRNTPYFFTNAGASAKYEHLFMQSDLLDIFVHYNFMREFYLETIPKDLEPGGFLGLSGSAKLNSDLIIPNQHLLNAGFTYGFYNRQIHLGAEIRNILNKDVYDYYRVQRPGRSFHIKLTYQL; encoded by the coding sequence ATGGATATAAAAAAAGGTCTTATCCTATCTTACATACTATTAATTTCATCATACTCGGCATGGGCACAACAGGGTGGTTCTGTCACTGTTCAAGTCTTAGATCAAACAACTAGAATACCTATAACGTCTGCAACGGTAACTATTGCAGATATTGCCGGTAGTACGAATCAAGCAGGCTCAGTCACACTCACTCCTATTCTTGCGGGTCAACATCAGATTCATATCCAAGCACTTGGGTATGAGCTATTCGGCGACGTCATCACAAAATATAGTGAAGAAAATCTCGAGCTGATTATTTCAATGAAGGAGAGCAGTAAACTAATAGAGACGGTGACAGTCGAGGGACGTACTGAAAATCAAAGAGTCAAACAGGCTCCTATCCGATCAATATTTATTGATACTAGAGCAGTATCGGCACAAGCCACCTCCCTGACAGACTTAATGAACCGCAGTACAGGAATCAGAATCAGACAAAACGGTGGTATGGGTAATCGACCAGAGATTTCAATCAATGGATTTCAAGGCAAAGCCATCAAATACTTTAAAGATGGTATTCCAATTGATTACATGGGTGATGGTTACAATTTATCTTCACTTCCGGTTGAGATGTTGGATCACATCGAAGTTTACAAGGGCGTACTGCCTGTGTCTTTGGGTGCCGATGCGCTCGGGGGTGCCATCAACCTGGTCTCCAACTCCAAAGTAACGAATCGACTAAAAGGGTATTATGAAATGGGATCGTTCGGCACATATCGAATAGGTTTACTAGCCTCAATGGTGACAAAAGACCAGAAGTGGGGATACGGGGCGGAGCTATATCACAACTATGCCAAGAACGATTATAAAGCTTTGGTCTATGAGAAAAATCCAGAGACGAGTAACCTCGATCCATACAGGCTGCCCATGTTTCACAATGCTTACAAACATTACCTTGCAGAAGTATACGCCAGTGTTAAAAACAGACGTTGGACGGATGAACTCCGATTAAGTGTGGTCGGCTTTGACCTGCTCAAGGAACAACAACACCCCGCACTGATGACAGATGCCTATGGTGCGTTGCATAGTAAACAAAACACCATCCTACCATCCCTGCGCTATAAATGGAGCGCACTGGACAATAAATTACGTATAGATCAATATACTTCATTCAATATATTACAATCTCAACGTATAGACACACTTCACGGAAAATATGACTGGTTTGGCAATTTCACTCCACGATCAACACCCGGAGAGAGTCGCCTTCCATCCGAATCCAAGGTCGACGAGAAACAATGGCTTATACGGACTAATCTGAGCTACCTATTAAGTCCAACGTCCAAAATAGAATTAAATCATGTGTTCACGGCGGTGAACCGTTCAGGAAAGGACCCATTAGGTCCCCGTTTACAAAATACGGATATCGATCTGCTATCTCTAACGTCTCACTACAGAAAGGATGTATTAGGGCTATCCTTGGAAAATTCATTTTTAGACGAAAGACTTCAGAATCAGTTAATTGGTAAATACTATAAGTACCGAGCATCAGGATATCAAAACACATGGCTCTCCGTTGATATCACCGAGAAGGACCAGCGAAATATTTCGGGTAGCTACTGGGGAATCACGGAAGCTATAAAGTACAAACTCTCATCCAACTCACTCATCAGGGCGTCTGCAGAATATACCTACAGATTGCCTGAACGCGAGGAACTTTTTGGAAACAATGTATTTGTTGTTCCTAATTTTGAATTAAATCCTGAAAAGAGCATCAATCTCAATGTAGGACTCCAGAGCGCTATATCCCAAAACCTCTCTGCTGAAATCAATACATTCTATAGAAATACGAAGGGGGTAATATTACTGATTCCCATACAAGCACCCAATACTCAGTATCAAAACCAAGAGGATACCAAGGGCTATGGCGTAGACCTCGACTTAGCTTATCGCATCTCCAAAAATTACAAATTAACCGGTAATGCAACCTGGCAAAATTTACGTTTGAATGGGATTACTGACGCGCAACATACATGGAAAAATGATGCCCGGTTGCGGAATACGCCTTACTTCTTCACCAATGCCGGAGCTTCAGCTAAATACGAGCATCTATTTATGCAGTCAGATTTACTTGACATATTTGTTCACTACAATTTTATGCGGGAATTCTATCTAGAGACAATCCCTAAAGATTTGGAACCCGGAGGATTCTTGGGCCTCTCTGGAAGTGCAAAACTAAATTCAGATCTCATCATCCCAAATCAACATTTGTTGAATGCTGGATTTACATATGGCTTTTACAACAGACAGATACATCTAGGTGCTGAAATCCGCAATATCCTAAATAAGGATGTGTACGATTACTATCGCGTGCAACGCCCTGGAAGAAGCTTTCATATAAAACTGACTTATCAATTATAA
- a CDS encoding YncE family protein, translating to MNVSKFKHGSSHPSKALLLASGLLMVSISSSAQEVEKSSRAGTGVYEAVISSKDGHIYVTGAGSRLNPGGAIYKINPSDLSIVDSISLKENPPFGIGINNKTQVVYTTNTRTNSVSAVDLKTGKLVATITNGAENSHTREVLVDEDNNLVYISDVGDPSNIWVVDGQTNKFLHAIGNLGKTATGMTFVNGKDKIYLTVIGDNSVYVVDTKSKKVEKTFPSGGDQPVNITSDGQRLFVANQKSGTVTVLDSNGKLIKSIPTGAGAIGIAYDAVKNRLYSANRQTGTTTIIDAKTYEVIGDAHTGSHPNHVKVDPNSGTAFVINKAKGGRPVEGQPVVVDTNGDTITKLN from the coding sequence ATGAATGTAAGTAAATTCAAACATGGTAGCTCACATCCATCCAAAGCCTTGCTATTGGCTTCTGGTTTGTTGATGGTTTCAATATCCTCCTCGGCCCAAGAGGTTGAAAAATCTTCCCGTGCCGGCACGGGTGTCTATGAAGCTGTAATAAGCTCCAAAGACGGACATATCTATGTAACTGGTGCTGGCTCTAGATTGAATCCAGGAGGGGCTATCTACAAAATTAACCCGAGTGACCTCTCTATCGTGGATAGTATCAGCCTGAAGGAAAATCCACCTTTCGGTATTGGCATTAATAATAAGACACAGGTCGTGTATACCACCAATACGAGAACTAATTCCGTAAGTGCGGTAGATCTAAAGACAGGCAAGTTGGTCGCTACTATTACCAACGGCGCCGAAAATTCGCATACTAGAGAAGTATTGGTTGATGAGGACAATAATCTCGTGTACATCTCCGATGTAGGCGATCCTAGTAATATTTGGGTGGTAGACGGCCAGACAAATAAGTTTCTGCATGCCATCGGAAATTTAGGTAAGACGGCTACAGGCATGACATTCGTCAACGGTAAGGACAAAATTTATCTAACAGTAATTGGCGACAATTCGGTGTATGTGGTCGACACAAAAAGCAAAAAGGTCGAAAAGACATTTCCTTCTGGGGGAGATCAACCCGTAAATATTACCAGTGATGGACAACGATTGTTTGTCGCTAACCAAAAGTCGGGTACAGTTACAGTGTTAGATTCTAACGGAAAATTGATTAAGAGTATTCCGACAGGAGCAGGGGCTATAGGTATCGCTTATGATGCTGTCAAGAATAGATTATATTCCGCCAATCGTCAAACTGGAACAACAACCATCATCGACGCCAAGACCTACGAAGTGATAGGTGATGCGCATACGGGTTCACATCCTAATCATGTAAAAGTCGATCCCAACTCCGGCACCGCCTTTGTCATTAATAAAGCCAAAGGAGGAAGGCCTGTTGAAGGACAGCCTGTAGTCGTGGACACCAATGGAGATACGATTACCAAATTAAATTAA
- a CDS encoding siderophore ABC transporter substrate-binding protein — protein MQCKMRYGLLVNTVLLLLGISCQSGKRESEVGTSADSITIEHKHGQTKLLLNPQKTVVLDIGALETMKEIGVKPTGIPKKFLPNYLSDFRSDADIADVGSVIEPDFEAISGLRPDLILISTRQERFYDELSEIAPTVFIGTDSKNYLPSFEKNVELIARIFSKQELAQAKVETLHAKINAAQAKFIQDPHKALFLIYNNGKFSAFGKGSRFGFVHDVLGIKPILDLQDESVHGQRVSNELIAEANPDYLFIVDRNAAVMGKVANRGEVENQLIQQTKAYKNGKIFYLDPNVWFISGGGLTSVDLMVADIVDLIK, from the coding sequence ATGCAATGCAAAATGCGCTATGGACTTTTGGTAAATACCGTATTGCTTCTGTTGGGTATATCCTGTCAGTCTGGAAAAAGAGAAAGCGAAGTAGGGACATCCGCGGACTCTATTACCATAGAGCATAAACATGGTCAGACAAAGTTGCTTCTTAACCCGCAGAAGACAGTGGTTTTGGACATTGGTGCATTAGAAACCATGAAAGAAATAGGAGTAAAACCGACAGGTATTCCGAAAAAATTCTTACCGAACTATCTTTCCGATTTCAGGTCTGATGCAGATATCGCCGACGTAGGGTCTGTCATTGAGCCCGATTTTGAAGCCATTTCAGGCCTACGACCTGATTTAATTCTTATCTCCACGCGACAGGAACGATTCTATGATGAATTGAGCGAAATCGCTCCTACCGTTTTTATCGGTACTGATAGTAAAAATTATCTTCCGTCCTTTGAAAAAAATGTAGAGTTGATAGCGAGGATTTTTTCAAAGCAAGAACTTGCCCAAGCCAAAGTGGAAACCCTGCATGCAAAGATTAACGCTGCTCAAGCTAAATTTATCCAAGACCCTCACAAAGCATTGTTTTTAATTTATAACAACGGCAAATTTAGTGCTTTTGGCAAAGGCTCAAGATTTGGTTTTGTGCATGATGTATTGGGTATCAAACCAATATTAGACTTACAGGATGAGTCTGTTCATGGGCAGCGTGTATCTAATGAATTGATTGCAGAAGCTAATCCTGATTATCTATTCATTGTCGATCGGAATGCTGCAGTAATGGGGAAGGTGGCGAATCGAGGAGAAGTTGAAAACCAGTTAATCCAGCAAACAAAAGCGTATAAAAATGGAAAGATTTTCTATCTCGATCCCAACGTATGGTTTATCTCTGGAGGAGGACTTACATCCGTAGACTTGATGGTGGCTGATATTGTTGACCTGATTAAATAA
- a CDS encoding glycoside hydrolase family 16 protein, whose amino-acid sequence MQNNMKSCGFNILIIAIVLFFVNCGRSSGEIDGPIAPTDRVISFSGMDWIVRTTNNKTAGPGPNLFSDSDKNVWLDTEGRLHLKIRQEGGQWYCAGITAKKSMGYGKYVFYIGSDINQLDRNVVAGLFTYLNDEEEIDIEFSKWSVAENQNAQFASQPSEIVGNKKRFDIAPGLGQTVHSFDWQEQHIAFQSSYRASVGADVVLQHWLYKGKHVPKAKNEKLKLNLWLFKGQMPSDFKDQTIIIDSVRFVKQ is encoded by the coding sequence TTGCAAAATAATATGAAAAGCTGTGGTTTTAACATTTTAATAATAGCCATTGTTTTATTCTTCGTCAATTGTGGACGTTCATCGGGTGAGATAGATGGACCTATAGCACCCACTGATAGGGTAATCAGTTTTTCGGGAATGGATTGGATTGTCCGCACGACGAATAATAAGACCGCCGGTCCAGGACCTAATCTATTTTCCGATTCAGACAAGAATGTCTGGCTAGATACGGAAGGTAGGCTGCACCTCAAAATACGACAGGAGGGAGGTCAATGGTATTGCGCGGGGATTACCGCCAAAAAATCGATGGGCTATGGTAAGTATGTGTTTTACATAGGCTCTGATATCAATCAACTGGATCGGAATGTTGTCGCGGGACTCTTTACTTACCTTAATGACGAAGAAGAAATCGATATCGAGTTTTCGAAATGGTCGGTGGCTGAGAATCAAAATGCACAGTTTGCATCGCAACCTTCCGAAATAGTAGGCAATAAAAAGAGATTTGATATAGCCCCTGGCTTAGGACAGACCGTTCATTCTTTTGATTGGCAGGAGCAACATATCGCCTTTCAGAGTAGTTATAGAGCCAGTGTTGGAGCGGACGTTGTGCTCCAACACTGGCTCTATAAGGGTAAGCATGTTCCGAAGGCAAAGAACGAAAAACTGAAGCTGAATTTGTGGCTGTTCAAGGGGCAGATGCCCTCTGATTTCAAAGATCAGACTATCATAATCGACAGTGTTCGTTTTGTGAAGCAATAA